A window from Mycolicibacterium tokaiense encodes these proteins:
- the nuoE gene encoding NADH-quinone oxidoreductase subunit NuoE yields the protein MTLVDLALGPRPDEPGPPINGPAAYPADVQSRLAADAATIVGKYPQPRSALLPLLHLVQAEDGYVSTAGIRFCAAQLDLTDAEVSAVATFYSMYRRTPTGTYLVGVCTNTLCAVMGGDTILATLEHHLGITAGQTTADGALTLEHLECNAACDYAPVIMVNWQFYDNQTPTTATTLTDTLRTPTPQHPTRGTPLPTFTTTCRVLAGLPTDLGEGTGPGAATLAGLRIAAEHDMQAPADTGPAAAPSSSADAPEPEAVDSVRDEPAPAPSATVPAEPGTAETDPSTTGD from the coding sequence ATGACCCTGGTCGACCTCGCGCTGGGTCCACGCCCCGACGAACCCGGACCCCCGATCAACGGTCCCGCCGCCTACCCGGCCGACGTGCAGTCCCGCCTGGCCGCCGACGCCGCCACCATCGTGGGTAAGTATCCGCAGCCCCGCTCCGCGCTGCTGCCGTTGTTGCACCTGGTCCAAGCCGAGGACGGCTACGTCAGCACCGCAGGCATCCGCTTCTGCGCCGCCCAACTCGATCTCACCGACGCCGAAGTCTCCGCAGTCGCCACGTTCTACTCGATGTACCGACGCACCCCCACCGGGACCTACCTGGTCGGGGTGTGCACCAACACCCTGTGCGCCGTCATGGGCGGCGACACCATCCTGGCCACCCTCGAACACCACCTGGGCATCACAGCCGGACAGACCACCGCAGACGGTGCGCTCACCCTCGAGCACCTCGAGTGCAACGCCGCCTGCGACTACGCCCCCGTCATCATGGTCAACTGGCAGTTCTACGACAACCAAACCCCCACCACAGCAACCACACTCACCGACACACTACGCACTCCCACCCCCCAACACCCCACCCGCGGCACACCACTACCCACCTTCACCACCACCTGCCGCGTGCTGGCCGGGCTGCCGACGGACCTCGGTGAGGGCACTGGGCCCGGCGCGGCCACGCTGGCCGGTCTGCGCATCGCTGCCGAACACGACATGCAGGCCCCGGCGGACACCGGCCCCGCCGCAGCGCCGTCGTCGAGCGCCGACGCCCCCGAGCCGGAAGCCGTCGACTCTGTGCGCGACGAACCGGCCCCCGCACCATCGGCGACGGTGCCAGCCGAGCCGGGCACCGCGGAAACCGACCCGTCCACCACGGGAGACTGA
- the nuoD gene encoding NADH dehydrogenase (quinone) subunit D, which yields MTDTAERVITLGGQDWDEIVTAARAGGDAGERIVVNMGPQHPSTHGVLRLILEIEGETVTQARCGIGYLHTGIEKNLEYRTWTQGVTFVTRMDYLSPFFNETAYCLGVEQLLGITDDIPERASVIRVMLMELNRISSHLVALATGGMELGAMSAMFYGFREREEILTVFEAITGLRMNHAYIRPGGVAADLPDDGLDRVQHLLDILPGRLAQLSALLRDNPIWKARTVDIGYLDLTGCMALGITGPVLRSTGLPHDLRKTAPYCGYQDYDFDVITDDASDCYGRYVIRVDEMAESLRIVSQCVARLQGLAGAPVMISDKKLAWPADLKLGPDGLGNSEAHIAKIMGRSMEGLIHHFKIVTEGFRVPPGQCYTAVESPRGELGVHMVSDGGTRPYRVHYRDPSFTNLQAVAAMCEGGMVADVISAVASIDPVMGGVDR from the coding sequence ATGACCGACACGGCTGAACGCGTCATCACCCTGGGCGGGCAGGACTGGGATGAGATCGTCACCGCCGCCCGCGCCGGCGGCGACGCCGGGGAACGAATCGTGGTCAACATGGGTCCCCAGCACCCGTCCACCCACGGTGTGCTGCGCCTGATCCTGGAGATCGAGGGCGAAACCGTCACCCAAGCGCGCTGCGGCATCGGCTACCTGCACACCGGGATCGAGAAGAACCTGGAGTACCGCACCTGGACCCAGGGCGTCACCTTCGTCACCCGCATGGACTACCTGTCGCCGTTCTTCAACGAGACCGCCTACTGCCTGGGCGTCGAGCAGCTGCTCGGGATCACCGACGACATCCCCGAACGCGCCTCGGTGATCCGGGTGATGCTGATGGAACTCAACCGCATCTCCTCGCATCTGGTGGCCCTGGCCACCGGCGGCATGGAACTCGGCGCCATGAGCGCGATGTTCTACGGCTTCCGCGAGCGTGAGGAGATCCTCACCGTCTTCGAGGCCATCACCGGCCTGCGGATGAACCACGCCTACATCCGCCCCGGCGGCGTGGCCGCCGATCTCCCCGACGACGGCCTGGACCGGGTCCAACACCTGCTCGACATCCTGCCCGGGCGGTTGGCGCAGCTGTCGGCCCTGCTGCGGGACAACCCGATCTGGAAGGCCCGCACCGTCGACATCGGCTACCTCGACCTGACCGGGTGCATGGCCCTGGGCATCACCGGCCCGGTGCTGCGCTCCACCGGCCTACCCCACGATCTGCGCAAGACAGCGCCCTACTGCGGCTACCAGGACTACGACTTCGACGTCATCACCGACGACGCCTCCGACTGCTACGGCCGCTACGTGATCCGGGTCGACGAAATGGCCGAATCGCTGCGCATCGTGTCCCAGTGTGTGGCGCGGCTTCAAGGACTGGCCGGTGCCCCGGTGATGATCTCCGACAAAAAGCTCGCCTGGCCCGCCGACCTGAAGCTGGGCCCCGACGGACTGGGCAACAGCGAAGCCCACATCGCCAAGATCATGGGCCGCTCCATGGAGGGCCTGATCCACCACTTCAAGATCGTCACCGAAGGGTTCCGCGTCCCACCCGGGCAGTGCTACACCGCCGTCGAATCACCGCGCGGGGAGCTGGGCGTGCACATGGTCTCCGACGGCGGCACCCGGCCCTACCGCGTGCACTACCGCGACCCGTCGTTCACCAACCTGCAAGCCGTGGCCGCCATGTGTGAAGGCGGCATGGTCGCCGACGTCATCTCCGCGGTGGCCTCCATCGATCCCGTCATGGGAGGCGTCGACAGATGA